TATTGCCTGTCCTTGTGCTATAGCTTTAACCACGCCATTTACTATGGGAAATTTATTGAGACTGTTTGGTCAAAAAGGTTTTTATTTAAAAGATATCAAAAGCTTAGAACAACTTACTGATATCGACCAAATTATTTTTGATAAAACGGGAACTCTAACCCAAAATGAATACACAGAAATTACCTACCAAGGCGAAAACATTACCGATGAGGATAGGCATTTGCTCAAAAACACTTTGCGAAATTCCAATCACCCTTTAAGTCGGCAATTGTATCATTTTCTTCAAAGTCAAGATATAATGACTGTTGAAGATTACGAAGAGCTTCTCGGACAAGGTATTGAAGCAAAAATCAATAATAAAAATATAAAATTAGGCTCATCATCTTTTGTTCACGCACCACAACAAGACAAAACTTTTGAAACTGCTGTGCATTATAAAAACGATGAACATTATAAAGGTAAGTTTATTTTTAAAACCACCTACAGACAAGGTGTTCAAGACTTATTTCATCAACTAAAAAACGATTATCAACTGGCTGTTTTGTCAGGTGATAATATCGGCGAAAAAAAATTTTTAGAACGGTTTCTTCCTGCTGAAACGCCTTTATACTTCAATCAGAAGCCTGAAGACAAATTAAATTATATCAAAACTCAACAAAACAAACACCAAAAAGTGATGATGATTGGCGATGGTTTGAATGATGCTGGTGCACTAAAACAAAGTGATTTAGGCATTGCACTTTCAGAAAATATCAATGTGTTTTCACCCGCTTGTGATGCCATTTTAGATGCTAAACGCTTATCACTTCTACCCAAATTTATTTATGCTACACATCGTGGAATTAGAATCATCAAGCTGAGCTTTTTGTTTTCTTTTCTCTATAATATTGTGGGCTTATACTTTGCAGTAACTGGTCAATTAGAACCTGTAATAGCGACTATTTTAATGCCGTTGAGTTCGATTAGTATTGTTGGGTTTACGACTTTGATGACGCATTTTATAGCAAAAAAAATAGAAGTTTAGTTTGTGGCTTAACGGTAAATTTAATGATTCAAAAAAAACATAGAATCATTACGAGTCGAAATAATTTTCTATATTTAATAAAAATGAAAAATAATTTTTTATTAAATTTGATTTAAAAAGCTATTATGAGTGATTCAGAATTAAAATTAAACATAATCAATAGTATTACATCCACTAATGATAGTGATATGCTTAAAGAAATAGAAGGATTAATCAGATTTCAATCCGAACAAAAGCCTTTTCTAATTGATACTGAGGCTAAAAAAAGCATTAAAATATCAAGAGAACAAATTGAGCAAAATGAAGTAGTTTCAAATGCTGACGTTCAATCTGAAATAAAAGAATGGCTAAAAGAATAATTTGGACTGTTAAAGCTAAATCTGAGCTATTTGAAATTTATGAATACTGGAATTACAGAAATGATTCAAGTATGTATAGCATAAAACTGAATAAGTTAATTGATAAAACATTAGATAAACTCTTATACCTTCCTGAAATTGGGAGAACTACTGAAATTGAAAATGTAAGAGTTAAGTTGATTAACAAATACCTGCTTTACTACGAAATTATTAATGATGATTTATATGTACTCTCTATTAGACACGAAAAAAGAAACCCTGAAACACTGAATTTAAAATAAAAAGTTACACGCTTGAGTTTGTGTTCAATTAAAAATTTAGGCTATTATTTTCAGTACTACAACTATTCATTGTTGCAATCCTATGAATCCACAAGATTGCTTTATGACTAACTTTATCAAATAAAAACTGACAGATTTTTCATCAAAGACAGACAACTTGAGACCTGCAATGTTTATAAAACTTTGTGCCTTTGCACCTTTGCGAGATATTTCTCAAAACCTATTCACACATTGCCTTATCTCCACTAATCGCGTTAATAAGCCTTCTAAATGAGCTAAGTCCAACATATTAGCACCATCACTTTTGGCTTCTGCGGGATTGAAATGCGTTTCAATAAACAATCCATCAACATTATTGACAACTCCTGCACGTGCAATGGTTTCTATCATATCAGGTCTGCCACCTGTAACACCTGAAGATTGGTTGGGCTGTTGAAGTGAATGCGTCACATCAAGCACAACAGGTGCAAATTGTTTCATTGTAGGAATGCCACGCATATCCACTACCAAGTCTTGGTAGCCAAACATCGTGCCTCTGTCGGTTAGCCAAACTTTGTCATTATGGCTATCTTTTACCTTTTGAACGGCGTGTTTCATACTTTCAGGACTCATAAATTGTCCTTTTTTAAGATTGACATACTTGCCAGTTTTTGCAGCGACAACCACCAAATCGGTTTGCCTGACAAGGAAAGCTGGAATTTGAAGCACATCCACATATTCGGTCGCCATTGTGGCGTCACTTTCTTTGTGTATATCAGTTAAGGTTGGCACATCAAAGGTTTCGGAAACTTTTCGCAGTATTTTTAAAGCTTTCTCATCTCCTATTCCGGTAAAACTATCTATACGACTCCGGTTAGCTTTTTTAAAACTGCCTTTAAATATATATGGAATATTGAGTTTGTTTGTGATGCTAACTACTTTTTCAGCAATTCTTAGAGCCATGTCTTCGCCTTCAATGGCACACGGACCAGCGATTAAAAAAAAATTATTGGAATCGGTATGTTTGAGTTTATTCATTATTTATAATTTTTTACTAAAATATTAAAAACTCCCTGCAAAATGCTAAGTTGTGATGTATTTTAAAACTCTACTTCACAAAAAACTGTATCACAAAAAACAACAAAGCAATTCCAAACGTCGATAAAGACACTTTTTTAAGTTCTTGATCTAAATTTTTCGGGTTATTGTTTTTCAAAACAAAACTCAAATGTTTAATTAAGAAAAAAGCTGTTATAAGACTTAGATAAATCCACTTTGAAAAACCTGCTACAATATAAAATCCGAGTAGTCCTAAAATCCCAAAACTAATCAAAAATGAATGGTAATATTTTGCGTTTAATTCACCTAAAGATACCACTAAAGTGTTTTTATAGGCGTTTTTATCAGAATTGACATCTCTCATATTGTTGAGATTTAAAACGGTTGAGCTGAGCAAACCAATGCCAATACCACCGAGAAAAATTATCCCATCTATAGATTTAGCATACAACACGTAAGACCCACAAACACTTACAAGTCCAAAAAACAAAAACACAAACACATCGCCAAAACCGCGATAACCATAAGCCGATTCACCAACGGTATATTTTATAGCTACCCAAATGGCAATAAGTCCTAAAATAAGAAAAAGTAAACTCATCAGTGCATTTTCAAATCCAAAAGCGATTAAAATTAAAATTATAGCAGAAAGAAAACTTATAATTGATGTGATAATTAAGCCCTTTTTAAAATCAGTTTTTGTGATTTTTCCACTTTGAAAAGCACGTTGTGGAATGAGACGTTCATTATTATCTGTGCCTTTCACACCATCACCATAGTCGTTGGCAAAGTTGGATAAAATTTGAAATAACAATGTGGTCAAAATAGCGAAAGAAAATATCAGCCAATCAAAACAATTATGATAAACGGCATATCCACTACCGACCAAAATTCCAGAAACTGACAAAGGTAATGTCCGTAATCTGGCTGCATCAATCCAAGCAGAAATTTTTGAACTTTTCATTAAATACCAGTATAATTAAAGGGTGTGATTTGTTTTAATTCATTTTTTACATCATCAGAAACGTCTAAGGTTTCAATAAAATCGGCTATACTTTTAGCATTGATTTCAGTATTGGTTCGTGTTAAAGCTTTTAGGGTTTCATAAGGATTGGGATAGTTTTCTCGTCTCAAAATCGTTTGAATAGCTTCTGCAACCACAGCCCAATTTTGCTCTAAATCTTGATGTATGGCTTTTTCATTTAATAATAATTTGTCTAAACCTTTTAAAGTGGATTTTATGGCGATTAGCGTGTGACCAAAAGGCGTTCCTATATTTCGCAAAACGGTGCTATCCGTTAAATCGCGTTGCAAACGGCTTATGGGCAACTTAGCTGATAAATGTTCAAAAATAGCATTGGCTAAACCGAGATTACCTTCACTGTTTTCAAAATCAATAGGGTTGACTTTGTGTGGCATAGCTGATGAACCAACTTCTCCTTCTTTGATTTTTTGCTTAAAATAACCCATAGAAATATAAGACCAAACGTCTCGATCCAAATCTATGATGATGGTATTGATGCGCTTCAACACATCAAACAAAGCTGCGAGATTGTCGTAATGCTCGATTTGTGTTGTTGGAAATGAATAGGATAATCCTAAATAGTTTTCGGTAAAATTTTTACCAAAAGCTTTCCAGTCTTCATTAGGAAATGCCAAGTGATGAGCGTTAAAATTTCCTGTTGCACCGCCAAATTTGGCTGAAAAAGGCACTTGTAGCAATTGTTTTTTCTGCTCGAGCAAACGAATGGCAAAAACTTTAATTTCTTTACCTAATCGGGTTGGAGATGCAGGCTGACCGTGAGTTTTGGCCAACATCGGGATGTTTTTCCAGTTTTCGCTTAATTCTAATAATTTAGCAATTAATTCATCTAAAAAAATTAGATAAACCGACTCTACTGCTTCTTTCAACGATAAAGGAATACTTGTATTATTGATGTCTTGTGAAGTCAATCCGAAATGGATAAATTCTTTAGAATTGGCTAAACCGAGTTGTTCAAATTTTTCTTTTAAAAAATACTCCACCGCTTTGACATCGTGATTGGTGACCTTTTCAATAGATTTAATAGATTCGGCGTCCTTTAAATTGAATTTTTTATATATCTGACGCAGTTCATCTTTTTGATTTTTATTTAAACTTGGTAATGCCGATAAGTCTAAATCAGACAGAGCGATAAAGTACTCCACTTCTACCCTAACCCGATAACGAATCAGTGCATATTCACTAAAAAAATCATTGAGCTCTAAAGTTTTGGATTGGTATCGACCATCAATGGGTGAAATGGCATTTAATGCACTCATATCTAACAAATTAAAGTTTAAGTAAAATTGATTTTAATTCTTCCATACCAGCCACAGCTGTTTTTGCAAAAATACGAAGATTTGAGCTTTCATCGATGCTGGGTTTAGGATCAATAAGGTAAACAGGAATGTCAGGGTTAGCGTAATCTATCAAACCAGCGACAGGATAAACTTGAAGTGATGTGCCAATAACAATCAGAATATCAGCAGTACCAACAATTTCGATGGCTTTTTGCATCATAGGGACAGCTTCGCCAAACCAAACCACGTGTGGTCTAAGTTGATTGCCATGTTCGTCGGTATCTCCCATTTGTAAATCTTCTTTCCATTCTATCAATCGATTATGATTGTTGACAGGTCTGACTTTAAAAAGCTCGCCGTGCAGATGCGTCACTTTTTTGCTTCCTGCTCTTTCGTGCAAATCATCTACGTTTTGAGTGATAATTTCTACATCAAATTTTTCTTCTAAATCAGCTAAAATTTGATGAGCTTTGTTGGGTTCAACCGTTTTGAGTTGACGTCTTCTTTGGTTATAAAAATCTAAAACCAAATGCGGATTCGTTTCAAAAGCTTGTGGTGTAGCAACTTGATTAACATCGTGATCTTCCCATAAACCGTCTGCATCTCTAAAGGTTTTCAAACCGCTATCGGCACTGATACCAGCACCTGATAAGACTACAATTTTTTTTTTCGGTTTTGCACTCATTTAGGATTAATCGCTTTGTAGTTTTCGTAGCAATTGCTTATGGCGTCCAAAAGTTGTAAATCATTAGCATTTTTGATATAGTCTTCTGAATAATTACAACGTTTCAGGACTTTTTCTATATCAGATATTGAAATTTGCAAAACCGCAGAAAGTGTTTCGCGATTATACTTATCTACCAGTAAATCTCTGATGGATTTATCTTCTTTCATCTGCCGCAATTTTTTCATTTGTTGCGGTTTTTTGCCAAAGACATTATAGAGTAAATCTGTAGGATTAAAGATAGCGTCAAGTGTTTTTGAAAATGAGCTCTTCTGATAATTCCCACCTTCGTAACCGTAATCTAAACCTGAGATTTGATATCTAAAATTGTCGTAAACAGGAATATTTTTAGCATCAATTTCTAAATAACCTGTCAATTTGATTTCTTTAACGGTAACTTCTTCTAAGGCAATGGCTACTTCAGTCATTTTGACTTTAACTTCACCGTATTTTATCCAATCTTCAGTAACTTTGACTTGCATGGACTTAAAACCAATGTAAGAAAAATAAAGTGTATCGTTGATTGAAGCTTTGATTGTAAATTTACCATTAGGGTCAGAAACTGTGCCTTTTACTGTATTAATATTAATGATATTGGCATTAGACAATGGTCTATCATTGGTCGCATTAAGCACGCGACCTTTTATATCATAGATTTCTTTATCTTGTGCAAGTAGTGATATACTGCACAAAAAGAAAAAGCTAATATAAACTAAATATTTCATCGGTCTAAAATAGTTAAAATCAAATAAAGGTGAAATTTATCCTTTAGACTTTATGCAAAATTAACAGATCAACGTTTTCGGCGACGCTCAATAGATTTATTTCTACTGTCATTTCTACCTTTTCTGTGTGGTTTAGAACCAAAGTCTTTTTTGCGTTTAAAATTTCCTTTTTTGCCACCGCGACCTTTGTCTTTAGTAATTTCTACATTAACAGATCTGCCGTTATGTTGAAAATTTTCAAAGGTTTTAAACACCTTATCCTCTTGTGATTTTGGGGTGTTAAAAAATGAAAACGTATCTTTTACATCAACTTTGCCCACATCATCACGACCTAAATTCAAGTTTTCTTTCAGAAAATCCTTTAGCGACATCCAGTTAAAACCATCTTTTTCACCAAGGTTGATAAAGTAGCGATTTTCATCACCAAAAGATTTACCACCTCTTGAAGAGCGATCGCTTGACCTGTCTTTATGTACTGTGTTTTCTAACTGTTCAACACTCGGTGCGTTTTTATAATAGTTATAAAAGCGTGTAAATTCTACGCTGAAGAATTTTTTAATCAATTCGCTTTTGTCTAAATCTGATAGAGCTTCTTCTAATTTTGGTAAAATCACATCAATATCGTGATTGACTTCTGTGTTTTTGATTTTTTCAGCGAGGTAAAACATTTGGCTTTCGCATATTTCTTCTGAAGTTGGTAGCTTTTCAGCTTTAAAGCTTTGACCGATAATGCGTTCAATAGTTTTAATTTTGCGTTGCTCACTTTTGGTGATAATCACAAAAGATTTACCGGTTTTGCCAGCTCTTCCTGTTCTACCGCTACGGTGTGTGTAGATTTCAGTTTCATCAGGCAATTGGTAATTGATCACGTGTGTGATATCATCTACATCAATACCTCTGGCGGCAACATCGGTAGCCACAAGCATTTGGACTTGTTTATTTCTAAAGCTTTTCATCACCAAATCTCTTTGGTTTTGACTTAAATCGCCGTGCAAAGCTGCGACGTTGTAGCCATCTTCAATCAGTTTTTCTGCCACTTTTTG
This genomic window from Flavobacterium sp. CS20 contains:
- a CDS encoding DEAD/DEAH box helicase, which encodes MTNFSSLGLQENLLKAITDLGFETPSDVQIKSIPILLEQKTDLVALAQTGTGKTAAFGFPLLQLTDANQKTTQGLILSPTRELCLQITNELEQYAKYINKLNIVAIYGGASLQDQAKQINRGAQIIVATPGRMKDMIKRKIIDISKIEYCILDEADEMLNMGFYEDITEILSHSPKEKSTWLFSATMPKEVSGIAKKFMNKPVEITVGQRNVSTKSVSHSYFTVSARDRYNALKRLVDANPDVYAVVFCRTKRDTQKVAEKLIEDGYNVAALHGDLSQNQRDLVMKSFRNKQVQMLVATDVAARGIDVDDITHVINYQLPDETEIYTHRSGRTGRAGKTGKSFVIITKSEQRKIKTIERIIGQSFKAEKLPTSEEICESQMFYLAEKIKNTEVNHDIDVILPKLEEALSDLDKSELIKKFFSVEFTRFYNYYKNAPSVEQLENTVHKDRSSDRSSRGGKSFGDENRYFINLGEKDGFNWMSLKDFLKENLNLGRDDVGKVDVKDTFSFFNTPKSQEDKVFKTFENFQHNGRSVNVEITKDKGRGGKKGNFKRKKDFGSKPHRKGRNDSRNKSIERRRKR
- the kdsA gene encoding 3-deoxy-8-phosphooctulonate synthase, whose amino-acid sequence is MNKLKHTDSNNFFLIAGPCAIEGEDMALRIAEKVVSITNKLNIPYIFKGSFKKANRSRIDSFTGIGDEKALKILRKVSETFDVPTLTDIHKESDATMATEYVDVLQIPAFLVRQTDLVVVAAKTGKYVNLKKGQFMSPESMKHAVQKVKDSHNDKVWLTDRGTMFGYQDLVVDMRGIPTMKQFAPVVLDVTHSLQQPNQSSGVTGGRPDMIETIARAGVVNNVDGLFIETHFNPAEAKSDGANMLDLAHLEGLLTRLVEIRQCVNRF
- a CDS encoding type II toxin-antitoxin system RelE/ParE family toxin codes for the protein MAKRIIWTVKAKSELFEIYEYWNYRNDSSMYSIKLNKLIDKTLDKLLYLPEIGRTTEIENVRVKLINKYLLYYEIINDDLYVLSIRHEKRNPETLNLK
- the menA gene encoding 1,4-dihydroxy-2-naphthoate octaprenyltransferase, which produces MKSSKISAWIDAARLRTLPLSVSGILVGSGYAVYHNCFDWLIFSFAILTTLLFQILSNFANDYGDGVKGTDNNERLIPQRAFQSGKITKTDFKKGLIITSIISFLSAIILILIAFGFENALMSLLFLILGLIAIWVAIKYTVGESAYGYRGFGDVFVFLFFGLVSVCGSYVLYAKSIDGIIFLGGIGIGLLSSTVLNLNNMRDVNSDKNAYKNTLVVSLGELNAKYYHSFLISFGILGLLGFYIVAGFSKWIYLSLITAFFLIKHLSFVLKNNNPKNLDQELKKVSLSTFGIALLFFVIQFFVK
- a CDS encoding carboxypeptidase-like regulatory domain-containing protein; this translates as MKYLVYISFFFLCSISLLAQDKEIYDIKGRVLNATNDRPLSNANIININTVKGTVSDPNGKFTIKASINDTLYFSYIGFKSMQVKVTEDWIKYGEVKVKMTEVAIALEEVTVKEIKLTGYLEIDAKNIPVYDNFRYQISGLDYGYEGGNYQKSSFSKTLDAIFNPTDLLYNVFGKKPQQMKKLRQMKEDKSIRDLLVDKYNRETLSAVLQISISDIEKVLKRCNYSEDYIKNANDLQLLDAISNCYENYKAINPK
- a CDS encoding NAD-dependent deacylase, translated to MSAKPKKKIVVLSGAGISADSGLKTFRDADGLWEDHDVNQVATPQAFETNPHLVLDFYNQRRRQLKTVEPNKAHQILADLEEKFDVEIITQNVDDLHERAGSKKVTHLHGELFKVRPVNNHNRLIEWKEDLQMGDTDEHGNQLRPHVVWFGEAVPMMQKAIEIVGTADILIVIGTSLQVYPVAGLIDYANPDIPVYLIDPKPSIDESSNLRIFAKTAVAGMEELKSILLKL
- the purB gene encoding adenylosuccinate lyase; translated protein: MSALNAISPIDGRYQSKTLELNDFFSEYALIRYRVRVEVEYFIALSDLDLSALPSLNKNQKDELRQIYKKFNLKDAESIKSIEKVTNHDVKAVEYFLKEKFEQLGLANSKEFIHFGLTSQDINNTSIPLSLKEAVESVYLIFLDELIAKLLELSENWKNIPMLAKTHGQPASPTRLGKEIKVFAIRLLEQKKQLLQVPFSAKFGGATGNFNAHHLAFPNEDWKAFGKNFTENYLGLSYSFPTTQIEHYDNLAALFDVLKRINTIIIDLDRDVWSYISMGYFKQKIKEGEVGSSAMPHKVNPIDFENSEGNLGLANAIFEHLSAKLPISRLQRDLTDSTVLRNIGTPFGHTLIAIKSTLKGLDKLLLNEKAIHQDLEQNWAVVAEAIQTILRRENYPNPYETLKALTRTNTEINAKSIADFIETLDVSDDVKNELKQITPFNYTGI